Sequence from the Terriglobales bacterium genome:
AATTCGGGCGGACGCCGGAGAGGGAGTGTCAGCCGAAGTGAGGCGGTTTGGCTCAGCTCTGGTCACCCAACCTGGAGAAAATCCCGAAGTCCAGGTTATTTTTTGGTGGCAGACAACAGCTGTGACGCTTGGATAAGTGGAGATAGAATTTTGTGCGCCGATGACCATTCCCGACGGGAGGTTAGTGTGAAGAGATTGTCTTTTCTCTCATGCACGGTACTTGGCCTTATTCTCACGCTCGCTGCGCGCACCCGAGAAGAAGGTAAATTCGAAGCAATTTCGAAACACCTAGGAATCCTTCGTACCCTGAACACGGAGGAAGTTAACTATCGGGAGCGATATGGCCGGTACGGCGATCGCGAGCAGCTTTTAGCATATCTCCGCGAATCAGGCTGGAATGCACACAGACTTGAACCTTTGAAATCGTTTCAGCTGGTCGTAACTACCAGTTCGGATGGTGAGCACCACCAAATCTCGTTGACGCCAATGTTGGACGACTCCAACAAAGGGGGCTGGTGCGACCAGGCTGGGTTTACAGACGAGCGAGGTGTGATCTTCCTCGGAGCAGGCCTCGGCTGCGAAGTCAAGCGGGAGTAGGGTGCGACTAGTGCCCTCGTTGACCCAGAAGGGGTGTACCCTAGCCGCACAGTTGGTGAGATGGCGATGTTGCGCCAACTATCTGGCTCAGTTGCAGGCTGATTTGCTGGCGCTCAGTTGCTCAGCTGTGTACTCCCCGAAACCGGCTCCTGCCAATACTTGTGATCGCGCAGGAAGTAACTCTCATTCCAGCTATTCACCGCCGTTCTCAGAAACATACGCACAATTTTGAAGCAGCCCATCTTCTTGAAGCGGCGATTCGATGTCAGGATGTGTCCCCGCACGATTCCAAAGCGCCACACCGGAACTTTCTTGCTCAGGAGATAATCTTCGGCATACAACGCGCGCTCATGAAACCCGCCCAGGCGATCGAATGCCTTCTTCTCAAACAGCATGAACATCCCGGTCGCGAACGGCTTGGTAAAGGAGGCGAAGCGCTGCACCAGGTTGTTGCCAGCATACAAAGCGTGATCTTTGATCCTGCCATTTGAGCAGCGGATGTTCGTCGTCAGGCACTGCAGCTTGCGGCGCTGCATGGTCGCGAGCGCGCGCCGGATCAGCGTGGGATCATCCAACTCCATGTCCGCGTCGATGAACAGCAAGTAGCGGCTGTCGGCCAGGCGGGCGCCCGCATTCCGGCCGACTGAGGGAAGCCCTCCGGGAATCACCTGCACATCCAGCGAATCGCGAAACCCGAGCGCTATTTCCTGCGTGCCGTCGGTCGAGCCGGCATCAGCAATAAACACTTTCGTAGTCCGCAGGAGCGGATAATCCTGCCGCGTCAACGACGCGAGCAAGCGCGGAAGATAGCTCTTCTCGTTCTTGGCCGGAATAATGATCGTCAGTTGGCGATTGGTGCTCATGGATATGCACTCCTTCCTCATCGATGGTGATAAATGTGCAGGGCGAGGCCGTCCATGAACCTGTGTTGTAGTAACTGATCCCGTCCTTCTCGATTGCAGTGGCCACGTGCGTGTGTCCGCAAAACACGCGATCGGCCTTGACTTGCCGCGCCAGTCCCATGGCCCCGCGGGCGACCTTATCGGACAGCCGCAGCCAGCTCGTGTTGAGCCGGTCCAGATAGCGGGCGAATGCCTTGCTCTTGTGATCCAGCTTTTGGATCTGCAGGTAGAAGAAAGTGCCGAAGCGATTCAGCAGGATGTTATTAATCACGAACCCGTCAAACTGGTGCCCATGCACCGCTACATGCCGCAGTCCCTCATAAGACCACGCGTACCGCTGATACACCGGCACGCCCACCAGGTGCGACATCAGCGTAGAAAGCCCCTGGTCGTGATTGCCTTCGACCCAGACCACTTCCACCCCGCGCTTAGGGTTGGAGAGCTTTCGGATGTACGACAGAAACTGCCAGTGCTGTTTCTTCAGGCGGCGGAAATTCAGATCGCAGAACATGTCGCCCAGCAGGATCAGGCGACGGAAGCTGGAATTCTTCAGCAGATCGAGAGCATCTCCGGCGCGGCTAACTTCCGACCCCAAATGGACATCGGAAATGATCAGCGTGTCGCAGACCCCGTTCCACATAGGAAAATTCTGATTTCCACAGGTTAATGGATCATTAACATGCAATGAAAATTGTGCAACCCCGAACCCCGGAAGTGAATGTACGTATTCCGCAATGATCAGCGGTTGGCCAGCGCGGAGATTCTGTCCAGGCGAATGAATTACGAATCTTTCCCCGATTTACACTCCTGCAACAAGAGCCTGCTAGATTGCTAGTGAGTGAAGAGTGTTGCAGCGGTGTTAGCAATCAACAGTTCGGCCGAGAGGAGACCGCGGGGGTCACCAGGGAGTCAAGATGCATTTAACTGCAAGTTTCCGGAAAGTGGACTCGGTAGTCGTTGTCTACCTCAAAGGCAAAATTCTTTTTGGCAATGAAGTAGAGACCATCTCCCGTCAGGTGTTCGCGCTGGCAGCTTCTTCCCGCAATGTGGTGCTGGAGCTTTCCAACCTCACCGATATGTGCAGCGGCGATCTGGGCAGCTTGTGGCTGCAATACATGCAGGCACAGGCCTCTGGCTGGCATATCCGCATCTCCGGTGTGCCCAGCCACATTCAGCAGCTGATCGAAGGAGCCCGGATCGAAAGCGTGTTTGAAATTCACCCCACGGAAGAGGAGGCAATTGCGGCCTTCCAGGCAGGGAACTCTGCCCTGGTGGCCGACAGTTCTCCCGCCGCCTAGCATCGAGACTGTCTGAAATGGGTCCAATGCCGACGTAGTGGTGAGACAAGCATGTTTGGGACAGGCGATCTCGCCTGTCCGCCCTGGAGGTTCGAAAGAATCTGACAGGTGTGATCCTGAGCGAGGACGGGATATAACAATCCCGGCCCGAGTCGAAGGATCTCGCGGTTTGATTGCCCTGCAGATGCTACCGTAGGTCGCGGTACGACCAGATTACCCGTTTTCAGTTTCCCCGATTACAAATGCCTTGCTCCGCCCATGTATCATCTAGCCGTCCAATTCTGATTTCGAATCCACCCATCGAGGGACGCCTGGATGAATCTGACCGTTACTCACTTTTTTGCCTGCTGCGCTCTCCTGACAACGTCTTACCTGACTGCACTTTCCTATGCGGCTGATCAGAACACGAATATTCAGATGGGGGGCCAGCCTGTGCTGACCGCAACCCGCACTCGCAGCGGCGAAGGTGCGCAGTTCCTCTCCATCGAGCTTCTGCCCGGACGCGGCATGAATACCTTTCAGATCCGCGCTTATGTGCCGGGCACAGGAGAGGTCGACCTGCTGCAGTCTCCCTCGGTCGAAGAAGCACAACAGAAGCTCTCTGGCGGCCCCGACGACAAATTCGGCAACGCCGCCTTCGGCCTGGGTGGCGCATTTCTTGTGCCCTATG
This genomic interval carries:
- a CDS encoding STAS domain-containing protein produces the protein MHLTASFRKVDSVVVVYLKGKILFGNEVETISRQVFALAASSRNVVLELSNLTDMCSGDLGSLWLQYMQAQASGWHIRISGVPSHIQQLIEGARIESVFEIHPTEEEAIAAFQAGNSALVADSSPAA
- a CDS encoding UDP-2,3-diacylglucosamine diphosphatase, yielding MWNGVCDTLIISDVHLGSEVSRAGDALDLLKNSSFRRLILLGDMFCDLNFRRLKKQHWQFLSYIRKLSNPKRGVEVVWVEGNHDQGLSTLMSHLVGVPVYQRYAWSYEGLRHVAVHGHQFDGFVINNILLNRFGTFFYLQIQKLDHKSKAFARYLDRLNTSWLRLSDKVARGAMGLARQVKADRVFCGHTHVATAIEKDGISYYNTGSWTASPCTFITIDEEGVHIHEHQSPTDDHYSGQEREELSSALARVVDAAGLSAPADYESVYC
- a CDS encoding glycosyltransferase, whose product is MLASLTRQDYPLLRTTKVFIADAGSTDGTQEIALGFRDSLDVQVIPGGLPSVGRNAGARLADSRYLLFIDADMELDDPTLIRRALATMQRRKLQCLTTNIRCSNGRIKDHALYAGNNLVQRFASFTKPFATGMFMLFEKKAFDRLGGFHERALYAEDYLLSKKVPVWRFGIVRGHILTSNRRFKKMGCFKIVRMFLRTAVNSWNESYFLRDHKYWQEPVSGSTQLSN